From Micromonospora carbonacea:
GGCCCGCCCGGAGCGGAACCGAGAACGCCCCGGCTCCGGCCCTGGTCCGCCGGACAGCGACCGGTCGCACCGTTAGGGTGCAGGGCATGAGAGCTCCGGTGCTGGCCCTCGCCGCCGCCGTCGTCGTCGGCACGTCCGGGGCGCCCGCGCCGCTCACCGCCCACGCGGCCCGCCGGGCCGCCGCGCCGGCCGCCCCGGTGCCCTGCCCCAAGGCGCGGGCGCCGCAGGTGGAGCGCTCCCCACGGCCCACGCCCCCGCCGTCGGTGCCGCTGCACCGGACGGTGGGCGGCCCGGCGCTGGCGACCCCGGCCCTGGTCGCGCCGGCCGGCGCGCCCGCGCCGCCGCCGGTCACCGCGACCTCCTGGCTGGTCGCCGACCTGGACACCGGGGCGGTGCTCGGCGGCTGCGGCCCACACGAGTACGCCACGCCGGCCAGCGTGCAGAAGCTCCTGCTGACCGCCACCGCGCTGCCGAAGCTGGACCCGAAGCAGACGGTCACGGTGACCCACGAGGACCTGGACATCGCCCCCGGCAGCTCGGCGGTGGGCCTGGTGGAGGGCGGTCGCTACACCGTCGAGACCGTCTTCCTGGGGCTGCTGCTGCAATCCGGCAACGAGGCGGCCAACGTGCTGGCCCGGCTGATCGGCGGCCCCGACGGCGCGGCCGGCGGGGTGCGCGCGATGAACGCCGAGGCCCGCCGCCTCGGCGCCCTGCAGACCCACGCGGTGACCCCGTCCGGCCTGGACGGGCCCGGCCAGTTCACCAGCGCGTACGACCTGGCGTTGATCGCCCGGGTCTGCTTCGCCGACCCCACCTTCCGCCGGTACACGCTGACCGAGCAGGCCCGGATCCCCGACCAGCCCGCGCTGCGCCGCAAGGGCTTCCAGATCCAGAACGAGAACCAGCTCGTCTACCGCTACCCGGGCGCGCTGGGCGGCAAGACCGGCTTCACCGACTACGCCCGGCACACCTACGTCGGCGCGGCGCAGCGCGGCGGCCGGCGGCTCGTGGTGACCCTGCTCGGCGCCGAGCCCCGGCCGATGCGCGGCTGGGAGCAGGGCGCGGCGCTGTTGGACTGGGGCTTCTCGCTGCCCCGCGACGCCTCGGTGGGCCGCCTCGTCGCGCCGGGGGAGACGGCCGCCAACGGCGCGCCCGTGGCGTCCCCGACGGCTGGCGCGCCGGTCACCCCCGAGCCGCGCGCGGTGGCCGCCCACCGGGCCGTCCCGTCGGGCTGGGCGGCGACCTGGCCGTTCGCCGCCGTGGCCGCCGCCGTGGCCGGCCTGCTCGCCGCCGTGCTCCTGCGCCGCCGCCGACGCCGGGCCTGAGCCGCCCGCCCGAGGCGATGCGCCGCGGTAGGGCGGGAGTCAAGCCGCGCCGAACGGGTAAGCGCGCGCGGTGAACGCGCAGCACCGGGGGACGATCGTCGTCGTGTCGGCGGACGTGGGGGCCGGGCACGACTCGGCCGCCGCCGAGCTGGCCCGGCGGCTCGCCGACCGGGGCTTCGCGGTGCACCGGGTGAACTTCCTCGACCTCCTGCCCCGCCCGGCGCGGTGGATGTTCCGCGAGGCGTACCGGGGTGTGCTGCGCTGGGCGCCGTGGGGATACGACGCGCTGTTCGCCATCACCGGCCGGTCCCGGCTCACGGTGGCCGTCCTGCGGGGCGCGCTCGCGCCGCTGCGGGGACGCGCCCGGCGGGCCGTCCCGGCCGGCACCCGGGCGGTCGTCACCACGTACCCGTTCGCGAACCAGCTCCTGGGGCCGTTGCGCCGCAGCGGGGTGCTCCCCGTCCCACTGGTCACCTACGTCACCGACTTCGTCGTGCACCCGACCTGGGTCGCGCCCGGCGTGGACGTCTACTGCACCCTGCGGCACGCCCGCCACCACACGTCGGGAACCGGCGCGACGCTCGACGTCCGCACGGTCTCGCCGCTGGTCTCGGCCGACTTCCCGGCGGCGACGCAGACCACCCGCCGCGCGGCCCGGCGGCGCTTCGGGCTGCCGGAGCGGGAGCGGCTCGTGCTGATCGTGGCCGGGGCGTGGGGGACGGGCGACGTCGAGGCGACCGTCGCCGCCGTGGACGCGGCCGACGGGGTGCGCACCGTGGTCGTCTGCGGCCGCAACGCCAGCCTTTGCCAGCGGCTGCGGGGGCTCACCCGGCACGTTCTCGGCTGGGTCGACGACATGCCCACGCTGATGCGGGCCGTCGACGTGGTGGTCGAGAACGCGGGCGGGCTGACCTGCCAGGAGGCGCTGAGCTGCGGACTGCCGGTGATCACCTACCGTCCCCTGCCGGGACACGGTCGGGCCAACGCCGCGATCCTCGCCGCCGCCGGGCTGACCCGCTGGGCCCCGTCCGCCGAGCAGCTGCGGCGGGCGCTGGCCACGCCGGATCCGCCGTCCGCCGGCGGGTGGACGGGCGGCTGGGCGGACCCCGCCGCCCTGGTGGCCGACGAGGCGGGGCGGCAAACCGGCGGGGGCTGCGCCGCGTACCGCAGGAGGAGGGCCGTGCTCGACGCGGTGGACGAGGCGGTCGGCGTGCTGGCCACGGTGCTGCCGTCGATCCGGTGGGTGGGCGGGCGGTGACCGCGCCGCGCGGCCGTCGCCGCTGCGCCCTCGCGCTGGCCGGCGCGGCCGCGGTCGCGGTCGCCGCCCACGCCGGCCCCGCGACCACCGCCGTGGGGCCGGTGCGCCGCCGGTTCCTCCCCCGGCTCGACGGGGCGGGCCCGCCCGGACGGATCGCGCTGACCTTCGACGACGGGCCCGACCCCGAGTCCACCCCGCGCTTCCTCGACGTGCTCGCCGCGCACCGGACGCGGGCCACCTTCTTCGTGCTCGGCACGATGCTCGTGCGGTCACCCTGGCTGGCGGCGGACCTCGTCGCCGGCGGGCACGAGGTGGCCGTGCACGGCTGGGAGCACCGCAACCTGCTGGGCCGGGGCCCGCTGGCCACCTACCGGGACCTGGCCCGCACCCGGGCGCTGGTCGAGGCCGCCACCGGCCGGGCCCCGCGCTTCTTCCGCCCGCCGTACGGCGTGCTGACCGGCCCGGCGCTGCTGGCCAGCGCGCGGCTCGGGCTGACCCCCGTGCTGTGGACCCGCTGGGGGCGCGACTGGACGGCGGCGGCGACCCCCGACTCGGTCTTCGACACCGTCACCGCGCGGCTGGCCGGCGGCGACACCGTCCTGCTGCACGACGCGGACTGCGCCGCGGCCCCCGGGGCGTGGCGGGCCACCCTCGCCGCGCTGCCCCGGTTGCTGGCGGAGTGCCGCCGCCGGGGCTGGACGGTGGGCCCGCTCGGCGCGCACGGGGCTTCCCCGCCGGGGCCGGTGCCGACCCCGTGAGCCTGGCGGTGGCGTGCGCCCTGGGCGCGGCGTTCTGCTTCGCGGTGTCCACGGCGATGCACCAGCGGGCCGCGAAGGGGCAGCGGCGGCACCACCCGCTCGACCCCCGGCTGCTGCTGCGGCTGCTGCGCACCCGCCTGTGGCGGCTCGGCTGGGCGCCCGACGTCGCCGGGGTCGCCCTCCAGGCGGTGGCCCTGCGGTTCGGGCCGCTGGCGCTCGTCCAACCGCTGATGGCCAGCGGCCTGTTCATGGCGATCCTGATCGAGGCCGGCTGGAACCGGCGGCGGGCGGGGGCGCGGGACCTGCTCGGCGCGGCGGTGGGGCTGGCCGGGCTGGCGGCCTTCCTGGCCGCCGCCGAGCCGCAGGCGGGGATCGCCGCGCCGACGGCGGGGGCCTGGTGGCGGGTGGCGCTGGGCGTCGGCGGGATCGTCGCGGTCGCGCTGGCGCTGTCGGCGCTGGTCACCGGGGCGGCCCGGGGCGCGCTGCTCGGCTTCGCCGCCGGCACCCTCTACGGCGTCGCCGCGGCCCTGGTCAAGGCGCTGGCCGCCGGCCTGCACGGTGATCCCCGCGCCCTCGTGGCCGACCCGTTGCTGCCCGCCTCGGCCGTGGTCGCCGTGACCGGGCTGGTGATCAACCAGAGCGCCTTCCAGAGTGGCCGGATCGCCGCTCCGCTCACCGCGCTCACCCTCGCCGACCCGGTGGTGAGCGTGGTGCTCGGGGTGACCGTGTTCCAGGAGAGGGTCACCCTGGGCGGGCCCCGGGCCGCCGTGCTGGCCCTGGCGGTGGTGGCCATCGTGGCCGGGGTCTGGCTCGCCGGCACCGCCTCGCCGGTGTCGCCGGGGGCCGGGCGCGTGTCGCCGTCGACAGGAGGCCGAGCCGATCCATAGACTGCGATCTTTCTGGAGTCACGAGCCCAGGAGGACGCCACGTGTCGAGGTCATCCCGCCGGCAGCCGGTCCCGCCGCCCCCGGCCCGTCCCCGCCGGCCACGGGCGTTGTCCCGGCTCGCCGGGGTCGCGCTGCTCGCCACGGGCCTGGTCGGCGGTAGCGCCGCCGTCGCCGTCGCCGCGCCGCCGTCGGCCACCGGGCGCGCCGCCGCCGAGCCGCCGCCGCAGACGACGCCCGGGCCGTGCGCGTACACCGAGACCCCCGACGAGCCGCCCGCCCGGCCCGTCCCGCTGCCGCCCGACCCGCGCCGGACGCCCGACCACGGCACCGTGCGGGTCACGCTGCGCACCAACCACGGCCCGATCGGGCTGACCCTCGACCGCGAGCAGGCCCCCTGCACCGTGCAGAGCTTCCTGCACCTGGCCCGGCACCGGTTCTACGACCGCACGCCGTGCCACCGGCTCACCGCGTACCCGACGCTGAGCGTGCTCCAGTGCGGCGACCCGTCGGGCACCGGCGAGGGCGGGCCGGGCTACCGGTACGCCGACGAGCTGCCCACCGGCCTGCCGCCCGCGCCGACGGACCCGACGGGCGAGCGCCGCCTATACGCCCGGGGCCTGCTCGCCATGGCCAACGCCGGCCCCGACACCAACGGCAGCCAGTTCTTCCTGGTGTACGCGGACTCGGCGCTGCGCCCGAACTACACCGTCTTCGGCGAGGTGGACGCCGCCGGCCTGGCCACCCTGGACCGGATCGCCGCGGGCGGGATCGCCCCCACGCCCGAGGACCCGGCCCCGGTCGACGGCGCGCCCGCGCTGCCGGTGGAGATCCGTCGGGCGGTGCGCGGGCGCTGAGCCCGCCGCCGGCCACCGGATCCGGCGGGTTGCCGCGGACCGGGCGGAACTGCTGCTAGAACGGTGGCATGGGACGGCGGCGCGGGGCGGATCGGTCCACCCGGTCCGCCCGCGCCGCCGCCCCGGCCGTGGTCGTCGTGACGGTCGTCGCGCTGCTGCCCGGCTGCCCCGCGCCGCAGCGCCCGACGCCGGCGCCGGCCAGTCCGTCCGCCCCGGCCACCCCGACGCCCGCCGGGTCGCGCGCCCCGACCGGGTTCGTCGACCTGTCCGACCTGGACCCGACCGTCGTCACCGACATCCGGTACGCGACCGCCCACAACTTCGTCGGCCGTCCGATCGCCGGCTACCGGGAGCCGCTGTGCCTGCTCACCCGGCCCGCCGCCGACGCGCTGCGCCGGGCGCAGCAGGCGGCCCGCGCCACCGGCCACCGCCTCAAGGTGTACGACTGCTACCGGCCCCAACGCGCCGTCGACGACTTCGTCGACTGGGCGGGGCGGCCCGGCGAGCAGAAGATGAAGTCCGAGTTCTACCCCGACGTGGCCAAGTCACGGCTGTTCGCCGACGGCTACCTCGGCGCGCCCACCGCGCACAGCCGGGGCAGCACCGTCGACGTGACGCTCGTGCCCGACCCGCCGCCCGGGCAGCCCCCGTACGTGCCCGACGCGCCCCTGGTGGCGTGCACCGCCCCGGTGGGGGAGCGCTACGCCGACAACGGCGTCGACATGGGCACCGGCTTCGACTGCTTCGACCCGCGCGCCCACACCGCCGACCGCCGGATCACCGGCGCGGCCCGGGACAACCGGGAGCTGCTGCTGCGGCTGATGGCCGACGCCGGCTTCACCAACTATCCGCGCGAGTGGTGGCACTACCGCCTGGCCGACGAGCCGTACCCCGACACCTACTTCGACTTCCCGGTGGCCCGCTCGTCACTGTGACCGGTCGGCGGGGGAGCGCAGCGGCAGCCAGGCCAGCACGTCGGAGATCTTCTCGTCCCAGTACGCCCAGTCGTGGTCGCCGGGGGAGAAGTCCACGGTCAGCGGCACGCCCCGCCGCCGGGCCGTCTCGACGAAGCGGGTGTTGTCGTCGAACAGGAAGTCCTCGGTGCCGCAGGCGACGTAGAGGGCCGGCAGGTCGTCGCCGGCGCGTTCCAGCAGCGCCACCGTGTCGTCGTCGCTGCCGGGCACCGGCCGGTCGCCGAAGACCGTGTGCCACACCGCCGGGTCCAGCGGGTGGGTGGGGTGGTGCCGCCGGTGGGCGACGTTCAGCGCCCCCGACAGGCTCGCCGCCGCCGCGAACCGCCCCGGCTCGCGCAGCGCCCACTTCACCGCGCCGTAGCCGCCCATCGACAGGCCGGCGACGAAGGTGTCCTCCCGCCGGTCGGACAGCCGGAAGAACGACCGGCAGACCTCGGGCAGCTCCTCGCTGAGGAACGTCCAGTAGCGGTTGCCGTGCTCCTCGTCGGTGTAGAAGCTCCGCGCCACCTGCGGCATCACCACGGCCAGGCCGAGCGGAGCGACGTACCGCTCGACGGAGGTGCGCCGGGTCCAGATCGTGTCGTCGTCGCTGAGGCCGTGCAGCAGGTACAGCACCGGCGGGTCGCCGGCCGGCGCGCCGCCGGCCAGCCCGATGCCGACGCCGGCCGGGTCCGGCAGGAGCACCGTCATCGAGGTGCCCATGCCCAGCGCCTCGGAGTGGAAGTTGCACCGGATCAATGCCATGGGCGTGGATGCTACGCGCCGCAGGGCGGCGGCGAGGCCGGCGGAGCCCGCCGGCCGGGGCGGGACCTAGGTCCGGTCGACGCAGGAACTTCGTCCCGAGTCGTCCGCGAGGGTGGCTGCCCGGTTAACCAGGCTGTAACGTCCGCCCTGCTGGATCCGTCACAGAGAAGTGGGAGTCAGTGGTGACCGACGTGTCGACGGCGCTGGGCGTGCGCCTCTATCCCGACCTGGTCGAGCTGGGCGGCCTCGCGTCCGCGCTGGCCCTGGCCGCCACCCGGTGCGGGGCCGACGTGGGCCGCATCAGCGCCCCCGAGCAGGGGCGGGGCCGGTTCACCTGCGCCGAGCTGCGCTCCGAGCGGGGCACCATCTGCGTGGGCCTGGGCTCGCAGGCCCGCTACTTCATGGTCGACATCGCGGGCGCGGACGGCTGCCGGGCCGACGGCGACACCACCGACCTGGACCAGGTCGTGCGGATCGCCGACGCCTGGCGCGGCGGGGCGAGCCTCGGCGAGCTGCGGGCCCGCTTCCCGTTCCTCGACCACGTCTCCGAGCCGGTCGTCGAGGGCACCACCCGCGCCTGATCCGCCGGCGACCGGGCCGATTATCCGTTGCCGGCCGTCCCGCCCCCGGCCTACCTTTCCTCATCCGACGGGGAGGGACTCCTCGTCCGACGAGGAGAGACACGATGGCCTTCACCCCGCTGCCCGGCACCCGCGCGCCCGTACGGGTCTGGACCGACCCGTACGCGATCGAGCCGCAGGCCGCCCGGCAGCTGCGCAACATCGGCGCGCTGCCGTGGGTCGAGGGCGTCGCCGTGATGCCCGACGTCCACTTCGGCAAGGGCGCGACCGTCGGCTCGGTGATCGCGATGCGGCAGGCGGTCTCCCCGGCCGCCGTCGGCGTGGACATCGGCTGCGGCATGTCGGCCGTGCGCACCTCGCTCACCGCCGCCGACCTGCCCGACGACCTCGCCGGGCTGCGCTCGGCGATCGAGGCCGCGATCCCGGTCGGCTTCGCCAAGCACGACGACCCGGTCGACCCGCGCCGGGTGCGGGGGCTGGAGCAGCGCGGCTGGGCCGACTTCTGGGCGGGCTTCGCCACCCTCGACGAGCGGGTGGCCCCGCTGGAGGGCCGCGCCCGCCAGCAGCTCGGCACCCTCGGCGGCGGCAACCACTTCATCGAGGTCTGCCTCGAGTCCGGCGGCCCCGACGCCGGCCGGGTCTGGCTGATGCTGCACTCCGGCTCGCGCAACATCGGCAAGGAGCTGGCGGAGCGGCACATGGCCGTCGCCCGGCGGCTGCCGCACAACGCCGGGCTGCCCGACCGGGACCTCGCGGTGTTCCTCGCCGGCACCCCGGAGATGGCGGCGTACCGGCGGGACCTGTGGTGGGCGCAGGAGTACGCCCGGCGCAACCGCGCGGTCATGTTGGCCCTGCTCTGC
This genomic window contains:
- a CDS encoding alpha/beta hydrolase, coding for MALIRCNFHSEALGMGTSMTVLLPDPAGVGIGLAGGAPAGDPPVLYLLHGLSDDDTIWTRRTSVERYVAPLGLAVVMPQVARSFYTDEEHGNRYWTFLSEELPEVCRSFFRLSDRREDTFVAGLSMGGYGAVKWALREPGRFAAAASLSGALNVAHRRHHPTHPLDPAVWHTVFGDRPVPGSDDDTVALLERAGDDLPALYVACGTEDFLFDDNTRFVETARRRGVPLTVDFSPGDHDWAYWDEKISDVLAWLPLRSPADRSQ
- a CDS encoding RtcB family protein, which codes for MAFTPLPGTRAPVRVWTDPYAIEPQAARQLRNIGALPWVEGVAVMPDVHFGKGATVGSVIAMRQAVSPAAVGVDIGCGMSAVRTSLTAADLPDDLAGLRSAIEAAIPVGFAKHDDPVDPRRVRGLEQRGWADFWAGFATLDERVAPLEGRARQQLGTLGGGNHFIEVCLESGGPDAGRVWLMLHSGSRNIGKELAERHMAVARRLPHNAGLPDRDLAVFLAGTPEMAAYRRDLWWAQEYARRNRAVMLALLCGVVRDAVGQVGFDEPISCHHNYVAEETYDGVDVLVTRKGAIRAGAGDLGIIPGSMGTGSYIVRGRGNPDAYCSASHGAGRRMSRGQAKRTYGTADLVAQTAGVECRKDAGVVDEIPAAYKDITQVMAQQEDLVEVVAHLKQVVCVKG
- a CDS encoding polysaccharide deacetylase family protein encodes the protein MTAPRGRRRCALALAGAAAVAVAAHAGPATTAVGPVRRRFLPRLDGAGPPGRIALTFDDGPDPESTPRFLDVLAAHRTRATFFVLGTMLVRSPWLAADLVAGGHEVAVHGWEHRNLLGRGPLATYRDLARTRALVEAATGRAPRFFRPPYGVLTGPALLASARLGLTPVLWTRWGRDWTAAATPDSVFDTVTARLAGGDTVLLHDADCAAAPGAWRATLAALPRLLAECRRRGWTVGPLGAHGASPPGPVPTP
- a CDS encoding MGDG synthase family glycosyltransferase, with protein sequence MNAQHRGTIVVVSADVGAGHDSAAAELARRLADRGFAVHRVNFLDLLPRPARWMFREAYRGVLRWAPWGYDALFAITGRSRLTVAVLRGALAPLRGRARRAVPAGTRAVVTTYPFANQLLGPLRRSGVLPVPLVTYVTDFVVHPTWVAPGVDVYCTLRHARHHTSGTGATLDVRTVSPLVSADFPAATQTTRRAARRRFGLPERERLVLIVAGAWGTGDVEATVAAVDAADGVRTVVVCGRNASLCQRLRGLTRHVLGWVDDMPTLMRAVDVVVENAGGLTCQEALSCGLPVITYRPLPGHGRANAAILAAAGLTRWAPSAEQLRRALATPDPPSAGGWTGGWADPAALVADEAGRQTGGGCAAYRRRRAVLDAVDEAVGVLATVLPSIRWVGGR
- a CDS encoding peptidylprolyl isomerase: MSRSSRRQPVPPPPARPRRPRALSRLAGVALLATGLVGGSAAVAVAAPPSATGRAAAEPPPQTTPGPCAYTETPDEPPARPVPLPPDPRRTPDHGTVRVTLRTNHGPIGLTLDREQAPCTVQSFLHLARHRFYDRTPCHRLTAYPTLSVLQCGDPSGTGEGGPGYRYADELPTGLPPAPTDPTGERRLYARGLLAMANAGPDTNGSQFFLVYADSALRPNYTVFGEVDAAGLATLDRIAAGGIAPTPEDPAPVDGAPALPVEIRRAVRGR
- a CDS encoding D-alanyl-D-alanine carboxypeptidase family protein gives rise to the protein MRAPVLALAAAVVVGTSGAPAPLTAHAARRAAAPAAPVPCPKARAPQVERSPRPTPPPSVPLHRTVGGPALATPALVAPAGAPAPPPVTATSWLVADLDTGAVLGGCGPHEYATPASVQKLLLTATALPKLDPKQTVTVTHEDLDIAPGSSAVGLVEGGRYTVETVFLGLLLQSGNEAANVLARLIGGPDGAAGGVRAMNAEARRLGALQTHAVTPSGLDGPGQFTSAYDLALIARVCFADPTFRRYTLTEQARIPDQPALRRKGFQIQNENQLVYRYPGALGGKTGFTDYARHTYVGAAQRGGRRLVVTLLGAEPRPMRGWEQGAALLDWGFSLPRDASVGRLVAPGETAANGAPVASPTAGAPVTPEPRAVAAHRAVPSGWAATWPFAAVAAAVAGLLAAVLLRRRRRRA
- a CDS encoding DMT family transporter — its product is MSLAVACALGAAFCFAVSTAMHQRAAKGQRRHHPLDPRLLLRLLRTRLWRLGWAPDVAGVALQAVALRFGPLALVQPLMASGLFMAILIEAGWNRRRAGARDLLGAAVGLAGLAAFLAAAEPQAGIAAPTAGAWWRVALGVGGIVAVALALSALVTGAARGALLGFAAGTLYGVAAALVKALAAGLHGDPRALVADPLLPASAVVAVTGLVINQSAFQSGRIAAPLTALTLADPVVSVVLGVTVFQERVTLGGPRAAVLALAVVAIVAGVWLAGTASPVSPGAGRVSPSTGGRADP
- a CDS encoding M15 family metallopeptidase codes for the protein MGRRRGADRSTRSARAAAPAVVVVTVVALLPGCPAPQRPTPAPASPSAPATPTPAGSRAPTGFVDLSDLDPTVVTDIRYATAHNFVGRPIAGYREPLCLLTRPAADALRRAQQAARATGHRLKVYDCYRPQRAVDDFVDWAGRPGEQKMKSEFYPDVAKSRLFADGYLGAPTAHSRGSTVDVTLVPDPPPGQPPYVPDAPLVACTAPVGERYADNGVDMGTGFDCFDPRAHTADRRITGAARDNRELLLRLMADAGFTNYPREWWHYRLADEPYPDTYFDFPVARSSL